In Methanosarcina barkeri MS, a single window of DNA contains:
- a CDS encoding HD domain-containing protein — protein sequence MTTRAEAIKLLEENGCAPNVIEHCKEVASLAVEIANKAKASGHNVNPELVEVGALLHDLGRCKTHKIAHAVEGYRLARIEGIEPEISEIIKRHIGAGISKEEARSLGLPEDDYFPRSLEEKIVAHADNLVKGTKRITVAERTALMRKQEVPENVIQRINKLAEEVERLFL from the coding sequence TTGACTACCCGAGCCGAAGCAATAAAGCTGCTTGAGGAAAACGGATGTGCTCCAAATGTCATAGAACATTGCAAGGAAGTTGCATCACTCGCAGTCGAGATTGCAAATAAAGCAAAAGCATCAGGGCATAACGTAAACCCGGAACTGGTGGAAGTCGGGGCTCTTCTTCACGATTTAGGAAGGTGTAAAACACATAAAATCGCTCATGCAGTAGAAGGGTACAGGTTAGCCAGGATTGAGGGAATCGAGCCAGAGATTTCTGAAATAATAAAAAGGCATATAGGAGCAGGGATCTCAAAAGAAGAGGCACGGAGTTTAGGGCTTCCGGAGGACGATTATTTTCCACGAAGCCTTGAGGAAAAAATCGTTGCTCATGCCGATAACCTTGTTAAGGGAACGAAAAGGATTACTGTAGCTGAGAGAACTGCGCTCATGCGGAAGCAAGAGGTACCTGAAAATGTGATTCAGAGAATAAATAAACTTGCTGAAGAGGTCGAGAGACTTTTTCTTTAA
- the psmB gene encoding archaeal proteasome endopeptidase complex subunit beta, whose amino-acid sequence MDNDKYLKGTTTVGVVCTDGIVLASEQRATMGNFIASKTAKKVYQVDDLVAMTTAGSVGDAQQLVRLVNVESQLYKMRRNESMTIKGIATLMSNFLNSNRYYPMMVQLLIGGVDKNGPGIYSLDALGGSIEETRISATGSGSPMAYGVLEDQYREDMTVKEGLDLAIRAIHNATKRDSASGENIDVVVITKEAFRRLDPEEVKSIRASLPK is encoded by the coding sequence ATGGATAATGACAAATATTTAAAGGGCACAACTACCGTAGGAGTAGTTTGTACCGATGGTATCGTGCTCGCAAGTGAACAGAGAGCCACAATGGGGAATTTCATCGCAAGTAAAACTGCAAAGAAGGTTTACCAAGTCGACGACCTTGTAGCAATGACTACCGCCGGTTCGGTAGGGGATGCCCAACAGCTTGTGCGGCTCGTAAATGTGGAATCACAGCTCTATAAGATGCGTAGAAACGAGTCGATGACAATAAAAGGTATTGCAACTTTAATGTCAAACTTTTTAAATTCTAACCGTTACTATCCCATGATGGTCCAGCTCCTAATAGGAGGTGTTGACAAAAATGGGCCTGGGATCTACTCACTTGACGCTCTTGGAGGAAGTATTGAAGAGACAAGAATTTCGGCTACAGGCTCCGGTTCTCCCATGGCATATGGGGTACTTGAAGACCAGTATAGAGAAGATATGACTGTAAAAGAAGGCCTTGACCTTGCTATCCGGGCGATCCACAATGCGACTAAAAGAGATTCAGCGTCTGGAGAGAACATTGATGTAGTGGTGATTACTAAGGAGGCGTTCAGAAGGCTGGACCCTGAAGAAGTAAAATCCATAAGAGCTTCATTACCTAAATAA
- a CDS encoding beta-CASP ribonuclease aCPSF1 encodes MPIEDVLLDLKHKIEKNLPAGVTITDVEFEGPQLVLYTEEPRKFADDGNIIRNLAKELRTRIAMRPDPRVLATAEDSISIIEEVVPKESVISSYYFDPDSGEVIIEAEKPGLVIGKHGATLREITKQIGWIPKVVRTPPIKSRTVKNVREFMRNNLKERKEILKSVGRKIHKECTSKDQWVRVTSLGGCKEVGRSCFLLSTPESRILIDCGVNVGSDENMTPYLYVPEVFPLNQIDAVIVTHAHLDHQGLVPLLFKFGYEGPVYCTPPTRDLMVLLQLDYIDVAAKEGKKIPYESGMVAKTLKHTIPLDYEEVTDIAPDIKLTFHNAGHILGSAISHFHIGDGLHNVVFTGDYKYEKTRLFDPAVNKFPRVETVISEATYGNSNAFQPSLKDAERHLQMVVKNTVERGGICIIPAFAVGRSQEVMIVLEESIRKGLIPEVPVYLDGMIWEATAIHATHPEYLNNDLRKLIFQKGQNPFLSECFKPVDSHDMRQKIIQNPHPCVIISTSGMMNGGPVMEYFKAFSDEPRNSLVFVGYQADGTIGRRIQKGWKEIPMTGKGGSTETLKLNMEVQVVDGFSGHSDRRQLMDYIKRMQPRPERVFTEHGDEKACVDLASSIYKKLKIETRALTNLETVRLL; translated from the coding sequence ATGCCTATTGAAGATGTGCTATTAGACCTCAAACATAAAATTGAGAAAAATCTACCCGCGGGAGTTACAATCACCGACGTGGAATTTGAAGGGCCTCAGCTTGTGCTATATACCGAAGAGCCCCGCAAATTCGCGGACGACGGGAACATTATTCGCAACCTCGCAAAAGAACTCAGAACGCGGATTGCCATGCGCCCTGATCCCAGGGTACTTGCAACTGCTGAAGACTCTATTTCTATAATCGAAGAAGTTGTTCCAAAAGAATCCGTAATCTCAAGCTATTATTTTGACCCAGATTCCGGAGAAGTAATTATTGAAGCTGAAAAGCCTGGTCTTGTGATAGGAAAGCACGGAGCAACCCTCCGTGAGATCACAAAGCAGATTGGCTGGATTCCAAAGGTTGTGCGGACTCCCCCTATCAAATCCCGTACAGTAAAGAATGTAAGGGAATTTATGAGAAACAACCTCAAGGAAAGAAAAGAGATTCTTAAATCAGTGGGGAGGAAGATTCACAAAGAGTGTACCTCTAAAGATCAGTGGGTAAGGGTTACATCACTTGGGGGCTGCAAAGAAGTGGGGAGGAGTTGTTTCCTGCTCTCGACTCCTGAGTCCCGAATCCTGATCGACTGCGGAGTCAATGTAGGTTCGGACGAAAACATGACTCCTTACCTGTATGTTCCTGAAGTTTTTCCATTAAACCAGATCGATGCCGTGATAGTTACCCACGCTCACCTGGATCATCAGGGGCTTGTTCCTTTGCTTTTCAAATTCGGATATGAAGGGCCTGTCTACTGTACGCCCCCTACACGAGATTTGATGGTGCTGCTCCAGCTTGACTACATCGACGTGGCAGCAAAAGAAGGGAAAAAGATTCCCTATGAGTCAGGCATGGTAGCAAAGACTCTCAAACACACAATTCCCCTGGACTACGAGGAAGTAACGGATATCGCTCCTGATATCAAACTGACTTTCCATAATGCAGGCCATATTCTGGGGTCGGCTATTTCTCATTTCCATATTGGAGACGGGCTCCATAATGTCGTCTTTACGGGAGACTACAAATATGAGAAGACGCGGCTTTTTGATCCTGCTGTCAATAAGTTTCCGAGAGTCGAAACTGTTATCAGTGAAGCTACTTATGGGAATTCCAATGCTTTCCAGCCCTCACTTAAGGACGCCGAAAGGCACCTGCAGATGGTAGTTAAAAACACTGTGGAAAGGGGAGGAATTTGCATCATCCCGGCTTTTGCAGTAGGTCGAAGCCAGGAAGTTATGATAGTGCTTGAAGAGTCTATAAGAAAAGGGCTGATTCCTGAAGTTCCGGTCTATCTGGACGGAATGATCTGGGAAGCAACGGCAATTCATGCTACACATCCTGAGTACCTGAATAATGATCTGAGGAAACTGATCTTCCAGAAAGGCCAGAACCCCTTCCTGTCCGAATGCTTCAAGCCTGTTGATTCCCACGACATGCGCCAGAAGATAATTCAGAACCCTCACCCCTGTGTAATCATCTCGACATCGGGTATGATGAACGGAGGGCCGGTTATGGAGTATTTCAAAGCCTTTTCCGACGAACCACGTAATTCTCTGGTGTTTGTAGGGTACCAGGCCGATGGAACAATCGGACGTAGAATCCAGAAAGGATGGAAAGAAATTCCGATGACAGGAAAAGGCGGAAGTACTGAAACCCTGAAGTTAAACATGGAAGTTCAGGTAGTTGACGGTTTCTCAGGTCACTCCGATAGGAGACAGCTTATGGATTACATCAAGAGGATGCAGCCTCGTCCGGAAAGGGTATTTACTGAGCACGGGGACGAAAAAGCTTGCGTTGACCTGGCAAGTTCAATTTATAAGAAACTGAAAATTGAAACCAGGGCGCTTACAAACCTTGAAACCGTAAGGTTACTGTGA
- a CDS encoding HAD family hydrolase: protein MLKALIFDMDGVLVDSMPFHAAAWKKAFIEMGMEIQDQDIYAIEGSNPKNGLPLLIRKARQKPEAYDFETITSIYRKEFKRVFKLKAFDGMRECLEVLKKRFLLSVVSGSDHLIVHGIVDQLFPGIFDIVVTGDDVKNSKPDPDPFLKAVKLLNVQREECIVIENAILGVEAAKKAEIYCIGIPTYLKPSQLDRADLVVGDHKQLMQHLLSLEPAHGFRV from the coding sequence GTGTTAAAGGCATTAATTTTCGATATGGATGGCGTTCTTGTGGACTCCATGCCCTTCCATGCAGCAGCCTGGAAAAAGGCTTTCATTGAAATGGGTATGGAAATCCAGGACCAGGATATTTATGCAATCGAAGGTTCAAATCCCAAAAACGGCCTTCCTTTGCTTATCCGAAAAGCCAGACAAAAACCAGAAGCATATGATTTTGAAACTATCACTTCAATATACAGGAAGGAGTTCAAACGAGTATTTAAGCTGAAAGCTTTCGACGGAATGAGAGAGTGTCTTGAAGTCCTTAAAAAGCGTTTCCTGCTATCAGTAGTCTCTGGCTCTGACCATCTTATTGTTCACGGGATAGTTGACCAGCTTTTCCCCGGCATATTTGATATTGTGGTTACAGGAGACGATGTTAAAAATTCAAAGCCCGACCCTGATCCTTTTCTTAAAGCCGTTAAACTCCTTAATGTGCAGCGGGAAGAATGCATAGTAATAGAAAACGCTATTCTGGGTGTAGAAGCTGCAAAAAAAGCCGAAATCTACTGTATAGGGATTCCCACATATCTGAAGCCTTCCCAGCTTGATAGGGCAGACCTTGTGGTAGGAGATCACAAACAGCTAATGCAACATCTTCTAAGCCTTGAGCCAGCTCACGGGTTCAGGGTATAA
- the ftsZ gene encoding cell division protein FtsZ: protein MQSIVQEAMKFSEKEKEYRKNSSSDDDFEDFGQPRIMIVGCGGAGNNTVNRLYNMGIEGAETVCINTDKQHLDNVRADKKILVGKTLTRGLGAGGYPETGKKAAELARGTLEEVLKDVDLVFITAGLGGGTGTGVAPVVAEVAKEQGAIVVGMVSSPFRVERARIYKAEEGLEDLRRAADTVIVLDNNRLLNYVPNLPIDQAFSVMDQLIAETVKGITETITVPSLINLDYADIRTIMSCGGVAVMLVGESKSQDKSTEVVRAALNHPLLDVDYKGATGSLVHVTGGPDLSLKEAEEVASMLTYELSPSANVIWGARIREDYEGKVRVMAIMTGVQSAQILGPQAESGILETRAEADSMKERRFGRMTADRLRNSPGSFRKKHDESIIDFIN from the coding sequence TTGCAGTCAATAGTACAGGAAGCAATGAAATTCAGTGAAAAAGAGAAAGAATATCGGAAGAATTCTTCCTCTGATGACGACTTTGAAGATTTTGGGCAACCGCGAATCATGATTGTTGGATGCGGAGGCGCCGGAAACAACACTGTAAACCGTCTATATAATATGGGAATCGAAGGTGCGGAAACAGTCTGTATTAATACCGATAAACAGCACCTTGACAATGTCAGAGCTGACAAGAAGATCCTAGTGGGAAAAACTCTCACGCGTGGGCTGGGAGCAGGCGGTTACCCCGAGACAGGAAAGAAAGCTGCAGAACTTGCAAGGGGCACACTTGAAGAAGTGTTAAAGGATGTTGACCTGGTCTTCATCACTGCAGGGTTAGGTGGAGGTACCGGAACAGGAGTTGCACCTGTAGTTGCCGAAGTAGCAAAAGAGCAGGGAGCAATCGTTGTAGGAATGGTCTCCAGCCCCTTCAGAGTTGAAAGAGCTAGGATATACAAAGCGGAAGAAGGCCTTGAAGATCTGCGCAGGGCAGCTGATACCGTAATTGTCCTTGATAATAACAGGCTGCTTAATTACGTGCCAAACCTCCCTATAGATCAGGCTTTTTCTGTAATGGACCAGCTAATTGCCGAGACCGTAAAGGGGATTACAGAGACTATCACAGTGCCATCCCTAATAAACCTTGACTACGCCGATATAAGAACTATCATGAGCTGTGGTGGGGTTGCAGTTATGCTTGTAGGTGAGTCTAAAAGCCAGGACAAGAGCACTGAAGTGGTACGGGCTGCCCTAAATCACCCCCTACTTGATGTTGACTACAAGGGCGCAACCGGAAGCCTTGTCCATGTAACTGGTGGGCCTGACCTGAGCCTTAAGGAAGCTGAGGAGGTCGCATCCATGCTTACTTATGAACTATCTCCAAGTGCAAATGTCATATGGGGCGCAAGGATCAGGGAGGACTATGAAGGTAAGGTCAGAGTAATGGCCATCATGACAGGTGTGCAGTCTGCCCAGATCCTGGGCCCTCAGGCAGAATCAGGAATTCTGGAGACCAGAGCCGAAGCTGACTCTATGAAGGAAAGAAGATTCGGAAGAATGACAGCAGACCGATTAAGAAATTCCCCAGGGTCTTTTAGAAAGAAGCATGATGAGTCAATCATTGATTTTATAAATTAA
- a CDS encoding dihydropteroate synthase-like protein, with protein sequence MKILIATGRLAENTVRKAIGEKAEILVADIDIAAFITPRKLIKTFQEAELLKVYDLILLPGLVAGDFSKASEELGCKIRLGPKHAYDLGFVLSFAGKIEFSEKVPACELLADVRKEMALELIKKKEEEASSPLTLRGVKLGGRARMKVMGEIVGALEMDALTLQTKIEAFIARGADIIDLGATLNTLPEQAKRAVSLAKTITETPVSIDTLDPELIKEGVEAGVDLVLSLNSTNLETAGPIVARAGIAAVIIPDEERSLESLIRNVEAARRLGIEKIIADPVLDPVGHNITESIVRFHEFHRMYPEVPVFFGVGNVTELMDVDTIGVNATLCGIGSDVGASILFTPEFSDKAQGSIIELKRASEMMLLSGIRESSPKDLGLDLLCIKEKRRRPDFPLPENATQARLSKGWRVDPAGPIRIRTVPDRINGNGGLIVAEHEKASVVGKNAREVMDTLLERKLVSRLDHAAYLGRELEKAELSLKFNRSYAQDDVF encoded by the coding sequence ATGAAAATTTTGATTGCAACAGGGCGGCTTGCGGAAAATACCGTCAGGAAAGCAATCGGGGAAAAAGCCGAGATCCTCGTAGCCGATATTGATATTGCTGCCTTTATCACCCCTCGAAAACTGATTAAAACGTTTCAGGAAGCTGAACTTTTAAAAGTTTATGACCTTATTCTGCTTCCAGGACTTGTAGCAGGAGATTTTTCAAAAGCTTCTGAAGAATTGGGGTGTAAAATCCGGCTTGGACCAAAGCACGCCTATGACCTTGGCTTTGTACTTTCTTTTGCCGGAAAAATCGAGTTTTCCGAAAAAGTTCCGGCCTGCGAACTCCTTGCTGATGTTCGAAAAGAGATGGCTCTCGAGTTAATAAAGAAAAAGGAAGAAGAAGCCTCCTCCCCCTTGACACTCAGAGGTGTAAAACTCGGAGGAAGGGCTCGCATGAAAGTTATGGGAGAAATTGTAGGGGCCCTGGAGATGGATGCTCTTACACTCCAGACAAAAATCGAAGCTTTTATCGCCCGTGGAGCAGATATAATCGACCTTGGGGCTACCCTTAATACCCTGCCAGAGCAGGCTAAAAGAGCCGTATCCCTTGCAAAAACCATTACAGAGACTCCAGTAAGCATAGATACCCTTGACCCTGAACTGATAAAAGAAGGAGTAGAAGCAGGAGTAGACCTTGTACTGAGTCTCAACAGCACGAATCTTGAGACTGCAGGTCCGATCGTTGCCAGGGCAGGAATTGCAGCTGTTATAATTCCGGATGAGGAAAGAAGTCTGGAAAGCCTTATCAGGAACGTTGAAGCTGCCCGCAGGCTTGGAATTGAAAAAATTATAGCCGATCCCGTGCTTGACCCGGTGGGCCACAATATAACTGAATCCATCGTACGCTTTCATGAATTTCATAGGATGTACCCTGAGGTTCCCGTGTTCTTCGGAGTTGGCAATGTCACCGAGCTTATGGATGTGGATACCATAGGAGTCAATGCTACACTCTGCGGAATAGGATCAGATGTCGGAGCAAGCATCCTTTTTACCCCTGAATTCAGTGACAAGGCGCAGGGTTCAATTATAGAATTGAAAAGGGCTTCCGAGATGATGTTGCTTTCCGGTATAAGAGAAAGCTCACCAAAAGACCTCGGACTTGATCTCCTCTGCATTAAAGAAAAACGCAGGCGTCCAGATTTTCCTCTCCCTGAAAATGCGACTCAAGCCAGACTTTCGAAAGGTTGGCGTGTAGATCCTGCAGGCCCTATCCGTATTCGTACAGTACCGGACAGAATAAATGGAAATGGAGGATTGATTGTAGCCGAACACGAGAAAGCTTCAGTTGTGGGGAAAAATGCCAGGGAAGTTATGGACACGCTGCTTGAACGGAAATTGGTCTCCCGCCTGGACCATGCCGCATATCTGGGAAGAGAACTGGAGAAAGCCGAACTTTCCCTGAAGTTTAATAGAAGTTATGCCCAGGACGATGTGTTCTGA
- a CDS encoding AAA family ATPase, whose translation MRQTTIYRKSRIGKSTTTQNMVAVLSTMGNKILLVGCDPKADSTREMPGDLNQIALDTLKSEGDEGVHLETAVQPDFSNIECVESREPEPGVGCAGRGIITSTGLIDKDQFNDMVKNSVFFSSS comes from the coding sequence ATGAGACAGACAACAATATATAGAAAAAGTAGAATTGGAAAATCTACTACCACGCAAAATATGGTTGCGGTCCTTTCTACCATGGGCAACAAAATCTTGCTTGTAGGATGTGACCCGAAAGCAGATTCCACCAGAGAGATGCCTGGTGACCTGAACCAGATCGCACTTGATACTCTGAAAAGTGAAGGAGATGAAGGAGTTCACCTTGAGACTGCTGTGCAACCGGACTTTAGCAACATAGAATGTGTGGAATCCAGAGAGCCTGAACCAGGTGTAGGATGCGCAGGCCGAGGAATTATCACTTCAACCGGGCTGATCGACAAGGATCAGTTTAACGACATGGTAAAGAATTCTGTTTTCTTTAGTTCTTCCTAG
- a CDS encoding sodium-translocating pyrophosphatase, which translates to MEIITKNKVVKATLESLLSLAVMSLTPAIAAASEANLKIPNLSQEQNHLLLLGIVVCILGMLFGLYQFMKVKKIRAHQSMLDVADTIYETCKTYLIQQGKLLCILFVFIGLCIAFYFGFLQKMPLSGVMLIMAWTILGILGSYTVAWYGIRMNTLANSRTAFVSLEKKPLKLLNIALDAGMSIGVLLVCVELIMMLIILLFVPRDLAGASFIGFAIGESLGASALRIAGGIFTKIADIGSDLMKIVFGIKEDDPRNPGVIADCTGDNAGDSVGPTADGFETYGVTGVALVSFIVLAVQPDLTGILLTWIFVMRILMIITSVASFYINKTLSQARFSSKDDFDFEQPLTSLIWITSIFSIIGTFAVSYYILGPKSGVPAELENLWLVLSIIISCGTLGAALIPEFTKVFTSPNSKHVAEVVKASREGGPSLNILSGLVAGNFSSFWIGMVFFLLMFVAYYASGYGLSEIMIYPSIFAFGLVAFGMLGMGPVTIAVDSYGPVTDNAQSIYELSLIETIPKVKEQIQKEFNFKPDFDTAKHYLEANDGAGNTFKATAKPVLIGTAVVGATTMIFSLILVIRDVLGVQPEEILTLLNPYTIFGLLAGGCVIYWFTGASIQSVTTGAYRAVEYIKGNIQLDENASQKASTEKSKEVVKICTQYAQQGMFNIFITIFSFTLAFSCLSAPISRNDSVALFISYLISIAVFGLFQAVFMANAGGCWDNSKKVVEVDLQEKGTDLHEATVVGDTVGDPFKDTSSVALNPIIKFTTLFGLLAMEIAISESFRNVAPYAGGLFLLIGLYFVWRSFYKMRIPTKE; encoded by the coding sequence ATGGAGATTATAACCAAAAATAAGGTGGTCAAGGCAACATTAGAAAGCCTTCTTAGCCTGGCCGTAATGTCGCTAACACCGGCAATAGCAGCTGCCAGTGAGGCGAATCTTAAAATTCCGAATTTAAGCCAAGAGCAAAACCATTTGCTGCTCTTGGGCATCGTAGTCTGTATATTAGGTATGCTGTTTGGCCTTTACCAGTTTATGAAGGTGAAAAAAATCAGGGCTCATCAGTCCATGCTGGATGTGGCCGACACAATCTACGAGACCTGTAAAACTTATCTTATCCAGCAGGGCAAACTGCTGTGCATATTATTTGTTTTCATCGGCTTATGTATAGCCTTTTACTTTGGCTTCCTTCAGAAAATGCCTCTGAGCGGAGTAATGCTTATCATGGCCTGGACCATTTTAGGGATACTGGGCTCTTACACGGTTGCCTGGTACGGAATTCGTATGAATACCCTGGCCAACAGCAGAACCGCATTCGTTTCCCTGGAAAAAAAGCCCCTGAAACTATTAAACATCGCTCTCGATGCTGGGATGAGCATAGGCGTGCTTCTGGTCTGCGTTGAGCTAATAATGATGTTAATTATACTGCTGTTTGTTCCAAGGGACCTGGCTGGAGCAAGCTTTATAGGCTTTGCAATCGGTGAGTCTCTAGGGGCCAGCGCCTTACGTATTGCAGGTGGAATATTCACCAAGATCGCCGATATCGGCTCCGACCTGATGAAAATAGTTTTTGGGATAAAGGAGGATGATCCGCGTAATCCCGGTGTTATTGCCGACTGTACTGGAGATAATGCAGGCGATAGCGTAGGGCCAACCGCAGATGGATTCGAAACTTATGGTGTAACCGGAGTTGCCCTTGTTTCCTTCATAGTTCTGGCTGTACAGCCTGACCTGACTGGCATCCTGCTTACCTGGATTTTTGTCATGCGTATACTCATGATTATTACATCTGTAGCCTCTTTTTACATCAATAAAACACTTAGCCAGGCAAGATTCAGTAGCAAAGACGATTTTGATTTTGAACAACCTCTGACCAGTCTAATATGGATTACCTCTATTTTTTCTATAATTGGAACCTTTGCTGTAAGCTATTACATCCTGGGACCTAAATCCGGAGTGCCTGCCGAGTTGGAGAATCTCTGGCTTGTACTCTCAATAATAATAAGCTGCGGTACCCTGGGAGCGGCTTTAATTCCCGAATTTACAAAAGTCTTTACCAGTCCAAATTCCAAGCACGTAGCTGAAGTTGTCAAAGCTTCCCGAGAAGGTGGCCCGTCTCTTAACATTCTTTCCGGACTGGTTGCAGGTAACTTCAGTTCATTCTGGATCGGTATGGTCTTCTTCTTGCTAATGTTCGTTGCCTACTATGCCAGCGGATATGGCTTGAGTGAGATAATGATTTATCCGTCCATATTCGCATTCGGACTAGTGGCTTTCGGGATGCTGGGCATGGGCCCCGTTACCATAGCAGTTGACAGTTACGGACCTGTAACTGATAACGCTCAATCTATTTACGAGCTGTCGCTTATAGAAACCATACCTAAAGTAAAAGAACAGATCCAGAAAGAATTCAATTTCAAACCGGATTTCGATACAGCCAAACATTATCTTGAAGCAAATGATGGGGCAGGAAATACCTTTAAGGCCACAGCCAAACCGGTTTTAATAGGTACAGCTGTGGTTGGTGCTACAACGATGATTTTCTCCTTGATTCTTGTTATTAGAGATGTTCTCGGGGTACAACCTGAAGAAATCCTGACCCTGCTTAATCCCTATACCATCTTTGGATTATTAGCAGGCGGCTGTGTAATTTACTGGTTTACGGGAGCATCAATTCAGTCCGTAACTACCGGAGCCTACCGGGCAGTTGAATATATCAAGGGAAATATTCAGCTTGATGAAAACGCCAGCCAGAAGGCATCCACGGAAAAGTCAAAAGAAGTAGTAAAGATCTGTACCCAATATGCGCAGCAGGGTATGTTCAATATTTTTATTACCATATTTTCCTTTACTCTGGCATTTTCCTGTCTATCGGCTCCAATATCCAGAAATGATTCGGTGGCGCTTTTTATCTCCTATCTGATTTCCATTGCGGTATTCGGACTGTTCCAGGCTGTGTTTATGGCAAATGCCGGTGGGTGCTGGGATAATTCTAAAAAAGTTGTGGAAGTTGACCTTCAGGAGAAAGGTACCGATTTACATGAAGCCACTGTGGTAGGCGACACTGTAGGCGATCCTTTTAAAGACACTTCATCAGTCGCCCTCAATCCAATCATCAAGTTTACCACGCTGTTTGGCCTGTTGGCCATGGAAATAGCGATTTCGGAGTCCTTCCGAAACGTGGCTCCCTATGCAGGTGGCTTATTCCTGTTGATTGGTCTGTACTTTGTCTGGCGTTCATTCTATAAAATGAGAATCCCGACAAAAGAGTAA
- a CDS encoding MFS transporter: MNATADKKLRTRNYNTWLRVFIAMELHRLLIYGAAFTIMGLSNAVIPILPELANLSNNSSGGFALSLLFSAYFLGALGTMLPFGILADRFGNFKFIALGIILTVISGLTILLSKNLWILLIARFIEGSACGAFLPASFAILSKLNNPGRYLGELTFLFNAGLATGAFLSGLLADTYLKGAILVFTILTFLLTIYLFSRHRRLADPEISEKASALKNSDLFRKPYRETKKLLSRSNIGLWLSSFLLNGAIGVLVAYYPDYSLGTITKTQLGISISSLYVCAMITSLFGGHFKVKEKTLIRIGLGFSALGALSAIKYPLLGFSSLGGGSGVATVGFALAVARMNTDRGLAMGFFNTTIYAGLSFAPIIAGIFIDFVSFEKLFIANGCILAVGIILKS; this comes from the coding sequence TTGAACGCCACTGCGGACAAGAAATTACGGACAAGAAACTATAATACCTGGCTAAGGGTTTTTATTGCTATGGAACTTCACAGGCTTTTGATTTACGGAGCAGCTTTTACTATAATGGGACTCTCGAATGCTGTTATCCCTATCCTTCCGGAGCTTGCGAATCTGAGTAATAATTCCTCTGGCGGGTTCGCCTTAAGCCTGTTATTTTCCGCCTACTTTCTCGGAGCCCTGGGAACAATGCTACCTTTTGGGATTCTTGCAGACAGGTTCGGTAATTTTAAGTTCATAGCACTAGGTATCATTCTTACAGTAATTTCAGGGTTGACAATTCTGCTTTCCAAAAACCTCTGGATTCTTTTGATTGCAAGGTTTATAGAAGGTTCTGCCTGCGGAGCCTTTTTACCGGCTTCCTTTGCCATATTATCCAAACTCAATAATCCAGGACGCTATCTAGGAGAGTTGACTTTTCTTTTCAATGCTGGCCTGGCCACAGGGGCATTTCTCTCTGGGTTGCTGGCAGACACCTACCTGAAAGGAGCGATCCTGGTCTTTACAATCCTCACTTTCCTTTTGACCATCTACCTGTTTTCCAGGCACAGAAGACTGGCTGACCCTGAAATCTCAGAGAAAGCAAGTGCATTGAAAAACTCTGACCTTTTTAGAAAGCCTTACAGAGAAACTAAGAAACTCCTCAGCCGCAGCAATATTGGGCTCTGGCTCAGTTCTTTTCTGCTTAACGGAGCCATCGGAGTGCTTGTAGCCTACTATCCTGACTACAGCCTGGGCACTATAACAAAAACTCAACTTGGGATCTCGATTTCCAGCCTTTATGTCTGTGCAATGATTACCTCTTTGTTTGGAGGACATTTCAAAGTAAAGGAAAAAACCTTAATACGAATTGGACTGGGGTTTTCAGCCCTTGGTGCTCTCTCTGCAATAAAATATCCCTTGCTGGGATTTTCAAGCCTTGGAGGAGGATCAGGAGTTGCAACTGTAGGTTTTGCACTCGCTGTTGCCAGAATGAATACTGACAGAGGCCTTGCAATGGGGTTTTTCAACACGACTATATATGCAGGGCTTTCTTTTGCCCCAATTATTGCAGGAATTTTTATAGATTTTGTGAGTTTTGAAAAGCTGTTTATAGCAAACGGGTGCATCCTTGCAGTTGGTATCATATTGAAGAGTTAA